Within Aspergillus oryzae RIB40 DNA, chromosome 2, the genomic segment TATATCAACCAACGCCATCGCAGAACgagaccaaagaaagaaacaattTTTAACAACACCATTCAAACCATCCGCATAGCCGAGATGGCAGACATAGTAGGCAGTAAGCAGGAAGGGACAACCGGCATTTTGGGCATCTTAGACGGAACCATTGACTTCAAAGCTCTTCTATTGATCTTGAAGCCAGTTGTAGGGTAGCTAGAGATACAGTGGACACCACCAGTCAAGCGACGCAGACCGGTGAGTTTAGCCCGGGCATATCGTTCGATGTCGCGGGTGACTTGGGCAGTCCTGCTGCGATATTCCGTTCTGAGAATGACAAAGGCCGTAGGCTCATCGACTTGAGTCTCGGTGTTGCGCACTCCAACGACCACCACGCTCGACACGGCCGGGTGCTCGAAGAGGATTGCTTCGATCTCGGCGGCAGACACGTGAGATCCGTAGCCCTCACCCACTTTCAGGAGTTCCTTGATGCGGTCCACGATGTACACATTGCAGTTTTGGTCTAGGTATCCGTAGTCACCGGTGTGGAACCAGCCTTCGGAGTCGAAATCGCGGTTCGCTACTTCGTTGTCTTTGTACCCCTTGAACCGGGCGATGGCGTTGCGTACTAGGATCTCGCCCTCTTCGCCGTAGCTGCACTCGCGCCCCGTCTCGACGTTGATCACCTTCGCTTGGATGCCGTTGACCAGTGTGCCACTGGAACCAGGTTGTTTGGAGCACTCGTCTACTTGCATGGCCAGGAGCATGGTCTCGGAAGTGGCCCACTCGAGGGTAAGGTGCACGCCACCGAATTGGCGGGAGACGGTGCGGCGGAGATTCTCATGCATGGGAGCACCGGCAGTCAAGAGCCATTTGACGCTTGAGACATTAATGTGACGAAGATCGGCACGTGCAAGACGGGCAGCAATGGGGGGtgtgatgaagagaaaagtgatGTGGTGACGGGCGACGACGTCGACCGTGGTTTCGTCAAGAGTCTGCTTCATGAGCACGACTGGAATACCAAGCAGAATGTTCAGGCCCATGTGAAGCTTTgcgttgatgaagaaaccCAGCGACAGAGGAGAGACCCATACATCGCGGTCCGGATTCGTATCGGCGGGGATTGTCCCCACTGTGGCCTCCATAGTGGCGATGTAGTGGGCGTGGCTGGTAAGGACGGACTTCATTGTGCCTGTTGAACCGCTGGTTCGGTTGATGAAGGCATTGTGCTGGTCGACTTCTTGTGGGGTCTTCAATTCAAAAGTCTGGGCATCAGGATTTCCCATGGGGAGGAGGGAGTCAACGCAAGGCCAGTTTTGGTCATTGGCATCCAACGTCATCACTGAGATACAACCAGCCAGCATAGATGCGACCTCAGTAAGCCGGAGCAGCTCTGAATCTGTGATGACCAGTTTGGCTTTGGCTTGTTCGAGACGAGCGGCCACGTCGGTTTCCGACACCTCCTTCTGTACGGGGATCAGGGCAACCACAGCACCGGCTGCAAGAATGCCGTAGTAGGCAATGGGGTATTGGATCTAAGTATCACGTTAAGTATACAGCATTGCTTCAGTAGCTCGGTCTAGTCCATACCTTGTCCTTGGCAAGAATAGCGACGACATCATTCGGCATGATATCATAGTACTCGCGAATCGCATCGGCGAATTGCCTGCTCTTCTGCTCAAGCTCTTCGAAAGTCAAGGTCTCGTCGGTACCATCGACACGATACAACACCCGATCGGTAGAATAATTCCTCCGACCATGGTGGAATATATAGTTGAAGGCGTCGCACGAAGGGACAGGGGGAAGAGGCAGCTTGGATTCGAAGATCATTTTGAAGGATATAAAAATATGGCGATGAAACTTGCTTCAACCAACACTCAGCTCATACAAACAATCTGATATAAATCACTTTCAAGTGAACAATTGTCAAAGTTGAAGCTGCTACTGACAACCCAAACCTCGAAACCCGCAAAGTTATATAACATCCACAATCCCATTTTACACCTGCCTATCTACCACCCAACTCCATCCGCGACCATGAACCACCGCCCCCGTTTGCCAATCTCACCATGCAACTAAGCCTCTCAACGGTAATTCCACTGCATCCCAAGACCTGCAGCCACAAAACACACGAGACCGATCCAGGAAAGTCCGAGCATAAGCCGAGCTGATTGGCCCCCATCCGCGATCAGGATCCACGATATGCAGTTTCCGGGGTCTAGATCTCCAGATCGCGCCGAGATTACTATCGGTGCAAGGTGTGAAAACGTGTTTTCCCCGGTCAGGTCGGGGTTTAGGTGTCCCTGCACCGCCTCAGATCTTCGAAGCGTTGCCTGGGACACATGGGTGCCTCGTGGCTCGCTGATTTGATTGTTATTTGTTGTTTAAACGCGCGAACACGTGGTTGGTTTCCTTTATGTGACTGTTGTCGCGTCTATTCGCTGTAGTACTTGGGGTTGGATCTACTGGTACTGGATTAACCTTTTCTACTGTTCACTTGGTGGTAGGACCCTAGACGACAATGGGGACGATAACACTAGTAATGCTCGATTCATGAGTATACAAGCGCTTACCTTCGGCTGAGTGTGATGATTAATTCTATATATGTCATAATtaggatatcttcatctgatCAAGTAAACCTACGCACAGATACTCGAACCCAAGCCGACacataaataaaattaaacGAGCCAGAAAACTCGAATTGACTTTGTCAACCAAACCTAAGAGACATCCTACGTAAATCTAAGCCAAGCATAACCTGGTAGCGATGATCATCACCGAGCACGCAAGAACAACTCATCAACCTTAGCACGGGTTAGAACTTAGTGGGGATGAAAGAAGCGAACAGTGCACAAACGGGACGCTCGTATGCCTCACATACAGGCGCGGTCAAAGCGATATGCACAGCTGAAACATGCACTAGTGAGTAGCTCATATAGATACGATGTAGTATTCAACCATGTGGTCGTCCTTTGCAAGAATCAGTGTTGAGGGCACTAATTTGGGGCTAGTTCGACAGGGTTTCGGCGTTGGGGGCGTCCATGCAGGACATTCGTCTCCGTTGTGCCGGGTTGCAGAACCCTAGTAGTTAACGTCGGAGTTTATGTCCTGCGTACATCAACGGTTCGTGGGTCTGCTAAGGGGGCGGAAATTAAGACTCTTGCCAATCGTCATTTCCCACGTGTGGGTTAGTTTGGGATCCTCATGCTGGTCATATCCCTGTAAAACATGTGGTAGAATGGCCGGGGGACTTTTTCCTGGTCATATACTTCCTTGTTATATTAATCAATTTGGATCTTGTGGGTAGGTCCTTTCTGTAGATAATGAACGAATATACGCTAAGGGATTCGGCCTACTCTAGTAGTAGCTGATAAGAGTGGCATAGAGTGACTAAAACCTGGCACATTGTAGTGCCCGATATATATGTCTCGGAAGACATACAAGCATGCTACATATCTCAATACACTTAGGTAACAATCCCACAAAGATATAGGTAGCGGTAAGTGGtatcatatctatcttctgTTTTTAGATATGTTCATGCTGTAGAAGCATAAACACCATATACCACTTTTGGATCTCACGGTCAAAGTCCGACTATGTGTATAGGCTGAGTATTAGTCTTCCTCACAATCCCGTCAGAATCTTCGTCATCTAGTATGTAATAATTACTCCGTGCATAAGCAGCAATTAGCCATGCTGACAGCGGAAAACGTGGACAAGGAAGCACAAGTGTAACGGTCAGAGCCCTAGGATCCGGATCCCAGGATGGCCGCTGCAGATCGCAACCGTCGCTACCGCTATTACTTGGTGCTACTGGTAGAGGGAATATGAAGGATCGGTGTGTCTGAAATTTTTATGACaccttaaaaaaaaaaaaaaaaaaaagggcagGTCTGAATTGGATGAGTGTATGTTTTTTCAGACAAGACTGCCAGGTCTAATGTTCAAGTATAGGAAGGACTACAAGTCGTTGAAAAATTTTCAAGAGATACGGATCAATGTCCCACCCGTCTTGACCACCATGAAACCCCTCGGAAAGGCACGTTCCTT encodes:
- a CDS encoding AMP-binding enzyme domain protein (acyl-CoA synthetase) → MIFESKLPLPPVPSCDAFNYIFHHGRRNYSTDRVLYRVDGTDETLTFEELEQKSRQFADAIREYYDIMPNDVVAILAKDKIQYPIAYYGILAAGAVVALIPVQKEVSETDVAARLEQAKAKLVITDSELLRLTEVASMLAGCISVMTLDANDQNWPCVDSLLPMGNPDAQTFELKTPQEVDQHNAFINRTSGSTGTMKSVLTSHAHYIATMEATVGTIPADTNPDRDVWVSPLSLGFFINAKLHMGLNILLGIPVVLMKQTLDETTVDVVARHHITFLFITPPIAARLARADLRHINVSSVKWLLTAGAPMHENLRRTVSRQFGGVHLTLEWATSETMLLAMQVDECSKQPGSSGTLVNGIQAKVINVETGRECSYGEEGEILVRNAIARFKGYKDNEVANRDFDSEGWFHTGDYGYLDQNCNVYIVDRIKELLKVGEGYGSHVSAAEIEAILFEHPAVSSVVVVGVRNTETQVDEPTAFVILRTEYRSRTAQVTRDIERYARAKLTGLRRLTGGVHCISSYPTTGFKINRRALKSMVPSKMPKMPVVPSCLLPTMSAISAMRMV